The following proteins are encoded in a genomic region of Arachis stenosperma cultivar V10309 chromosome 4, arast.V10309.gnm1.PFL2, whole genome shotgun sequence:
- the LOC130976816 gene encoding ATP-dependent zinc metalloprotease FTSH 2, chloroplastic, with amino-acid sequence MAASLACLGGSGLSVQSGKITLDFNGRYLFSSRRLSSANKEPRVKSVNASLEQRKHEGRREFLKLLNVGVGLPALLGSGKAFADEQGVSSSRMSYSRFLEYLDKDRVKKVDLFENGTIAVAEAVSPELGNRVQRVRVQLPGLSQELLQKFREKNIDFAAHNAQEESGNLLFNLIGNLAFPLILIGGLFLLSRRSSGGMGGPGGPGFPLAFGQSKAKFQMEPNTGVTFDDVAGVDEAKQDFMEVVEFLKKPERFTAVGARIPKGVLLVGPPGTGKTLLAKAIAGEAGVPFFSISGSEFVEMFVGVGASRVRDLFKKAKENAPCIVFVDEIDAVGRQRGTGIGGGNDEREQTLNQLLTEMDGFEGNTGIIVIAATNRADILDSALLRPGRFDRQVTVDVPDIRGRTEILKVHGSNKKFEGDVSLEVIAMRTPGFSGADLANLMNEAAILAGRRGKTAISSKEIDDSIDRIVAGMEGTVMTDGKSKSLVAYHEVGHAICGTLTPGHDPVQKVTLVPRGQARGLTWFIPNDDPTLISKQQLFARIVGGLGGRAAEEVIFGEPEVTTGAAGDLQQITGLAKQMVTTFGMSDIGPWSLMDASAQSADVIMRMMARNSMSEKLAEDIDAAIKRLSDEAYEIALEHIRNNREAIDKIVDVLLEKETMTGDEFRSLLSEFVEIPAENRVPPSTPSPVTV; translated from the exons ATGGCAGCCTCTTTGGCCTGTCTTGGTGGAAGTGGTTTATCAGTGCAAAGCGGAAAAATAACTCTTGACTTCAACGGGAGATATCTCTTCTCATCTCGTAGACTTTCATCAGCGAATAAAGAACCAAGGGTCAAATCTGTAAATGCATCCTTGGAACAAAGGAAGCATGAAGGGAGGAGGGAGTTTCTTAAATTGTTGAATGTGGGAGTTGGGCTACCTGCATTATTGGGAAGTGGGAAAGCTTTCGCCGATGAACAAGGGGTTTCCTCCTCCAGAATGTCTTATTCTAGATTTCTTGAGTATTTAGACAAAGATAGAGTTAAAAAAGTGGATTTGTTTGAGAACGGAACAATAGCTGTTGCAGAGGCTGTTTCTCCTGAGTTGGGTAATAGGGTGCAACGAGTGCGAGTTCAACTTCCAGGACTTAGCCAAGAGCTTCTACAGAAATTCAGGGAAAAGAATATTGACTTTGCAGCTCATAATGCCCAAGAAGAGTCGGGCAATCTATTGTTTAACCTGATTGGGAATCTTGCTTTCCCTCTAATATTGATCGGAGGATTGTTCCTTCTTTCAAGAAGATCATCTGGTGGGATGGGAGGTCCCGGTGGGCCTGGATTTCCTCTTGCTTTTGGTCAATCTAAGGCTAAGTTTCAAATGGAACCTAATACCGGAGTGACATTTGATGATGTTGCTGGGGTGGATGAAGCTAAACAGGACTTTATGGAGGTAGTGGAGTTTCTGAAGAAGCCTGAGAGGTTCACTGCTGTTGGGGCTCGCATTCCGAAAGGAGTTCTTCTTGTTGGTCCTCCAGGAACCGGTAAGACGCTGTTAGCCAAGGCTATTGCAGGGGAAGCAGGTGTCCCATTCTTCTCCATCTCAGGTTCCGAGTTTGTTGAGATGTTTGTTGGTGTTGGTGCTTCTCGTGTTCGTGATTTATTCAAGAAGGCCAAAGAGAATGCTCCTTGCATTGTTTTTGTTGATGAAATCGATGCTGTTGGAAGGCAAAGAGGTACTGGAATTGGAGGAGGGAATGATGAAAGAGAACAGACCCTCAACCAACTTTTGACAGAAATGGATGGGTTCGAGGGTAATACCGGTATCATTGTCATTGCAGCAACTAACAGAGCTGACATTCTTGACTCTGCTTTATTGAGACCTGGACGGTTTGATAGACAG GTGACAGTTGATGTTCCAGACATTCGTGGAAGGACTGAGATCCTCAAGGTTCATGGCAGCAACAAAAAGTTCGAAGGGGATGTTTCTCTCGAGGTAATTGCAATGAGAACACCTGGTTTTAGTGGAGCAGATCTTGCAAATCTAATGAATGAAGCTGCTATATTGGCCGGTAGGCGTGGGAAGACGGCAATTTCTTCGAAAGAGATTGATGATTCAATTGATAGAATTGTTGCTGGAATGGAAGGAACAGTGATGACAGATGGGAAGAGCAAAAGTCTAGTGGCATATCATGAAGTTGGGCATGCCATTTGCGG AACTTTGACTCCTGGTCATGACCCTGTACAAAAGGTGACGCTAGTTCCTCGTGGGCAAGCTCGGGGTCTTACTTGGTTCATCCCTAATGACGACCCAACTCTAATTTCCAAACAGCAACTCTTCGCGAGAATTGTTGGTGGACTAGGCGGTAGAGCTGCAGAGGAAGTTATTTTTGGTGAGCCTGAGGTTACAACTGGAGCAGCTGGTGATTTGCAGCAAATAACCGGTTTGGCCAAACAG ATGGTTACCACATTTGGAATGTCTGATATTGGTCCTTGGTCACTCATGGATGCCTCGGCTCAAAGCGCAGATGTCATTATGAGAATGATGGCTAGAAACTCGATGTCAGAAAAGCTCGCCGAAGACATTGACGCCGCTATCAAGAGGCTCTCAGATGAAGCATATGAAATTGCATTGGAACATATAAGGAACAACCGTGAAGCAATTGATAAGATTGTGGATGTCCTTCTGGAGAAGGAGACAATGACCGGCGATGAATTCCGATCTCTGCTATCCGAGTTTGTCGAAATTCCGGCTGAAAATCGGGTCCCTCCTTCAACTCCCTCACCAGTCACTGTTTGa